A single region of the Pontimicrobium sp. SW4 genome encodes:
- a CDS encoding LytTR family DNA-binding domain-containing protein — MLTCILIDDEPLALNLLEDYVRATPFLKLIAKCNSAIAAIELLEKESVDLIFSDIQMPNLSGMEFSKLILNSKAKIIFTTAFEEFALESYKVNAIDYLVKPISYPEFLTAASKAKLQILQGSTQVAIDDYIFVKSDYKLIKIDLKDLIYVEGLKDYLKLYTVHSEKPILTLKSMKSLEEELPKSQFMRVHRSFMVNLKKITTIERNRIVFGDKYIPVSEKYKNNFLKFIKSDFQ; from the coding sequence ATGTTAACTTGTATTTTAATTGATGACGAGCCTTTAGCGCTTAACTTGTTAGAAGATTATGTTAGAGCTACACCATTTTTAAAGCTAATAGCTAAATGTAATAGTGCTATTGCTGCTATAGAACTATTAGAAAAAGAATCTGTTGATTTAATTTTTTCAGATATACAAATGCCAAATTTATCAGGGATGGAGTTTTCAAAATTAATTTTAAATAGCAAGGCTAAAATTATTTTTACGACTGCGTTTGAAGAATTTGCACTAGAAAGTTATAAAGTAAATGCCATTGATTATTTAGTAAAACCAATCAGTTATCCCGAATTTCTCACAGCTGCTAGTAAAGCGAAACTGCAAATACTTCAAGGCTCTACTCAAGTGGCAATTGATGATTATATTTTTGTCAAATCAGATTATAAATTAATTAAGATTGATTTAAAAGATTTGATTTATGTTGAAGGTCTTAAAGACTATTTAAAGCTTTATACTGTTCATTCAGAAAAACCTATTCTTACCTTAAAAAGCATGAAATCTTTAGAAGAAGAATTGCCCAAAAGCCAGTTTATGCGTGTACATCGCTCGTTTATGGTAAACCTAAAAAAGATTACAACTATTGAGCGCAATCGTATTGTTTTTGGAGATAAATACATTCCTGTTTCAGAAAAATATAAAAATAATTTTTTGAAATTCATCAAATCTG
- a CDS encoding histidine kinase has translation MKLNYLKIGLHFILWLILFIYPLASLNDQYLIYRNWLSLTSIFIAFYVNYFVLVEHFFLKNKKLQFYILNVFLIVILFILIGFIVGNAIFHPSLNGEPLREIRSGAMTTVQVILPIILSIGMCVALKVNAHLNKNKLLLQQIKQTQLNAEIKYLKYQVQPHFLFNTLNNIYALIDISPVKAKQSIHTMSKMMRYVLHDASNNKVPLVKEIEFLVRYIDLMQLRVSSNLTLEKNFPIVNQPIKIAPLILITFVENAFKHGIDAIKDSFITIDLTIEKDHINYSVINSSFPEKEKITDSGIGLENLKKRLDILYPNKFNLITKEENSTYSAQLTLKYKA, from the coding sequence ATGAAATTAAATTATCTAAAAATAGGGTTGCATTTTATTTTGTGGTTGATATTGTTCATTTATCCGTTGGCATCTTTAAATGATCAATATCTTATTTATAGAAATTGGTTGTCTTTAACAAGTATTTTTATAGCTTTTTATGTTAACTATTTTGTTTTAGTCGAACATTTTTTTCTAAAAAATAAAAAGCTTCAATTTTATATACTAAATGTATTTCTTATTGTAATTCTATTTATCTTAATAGGTTTTATAGTAGGTAATGCTATATTTCATCCATCATTAAATGGAGAGCCACTACGCGAAATAAGAAGCGGTGCAATGACCACGGTTCAAGTCATTTTACCCATAATTTTAAGTATTGGTATGTGTGTAGCGTTGAAAGTAAATGCACATTTAAATAAAAATAAGTTATTACTGCAACAAATAAAACAAACTCAATTAAACGCAGAAATTAAATATTTAAAGTATCAAGTTCAACCACACTTTCTATTTAATACACTGAATAATATATATGCATTGATTGATATATCTCCGGTTAAAGCCAAACAATCCATACATACTATGAGTAAAATGATGCGCTATGTTTTGCATGATGCTTCTAATAATAAAGTTCCACTAGTTAAAGAAATAGAATTTCTAGTGCGTTATATAGATTTAATGCAATTACGAGTATCTTCTAATCTAACCCTTGAGAAAAACTTCCCAATTGTGAATCAACCTATAAAAATAGCGCCACTGATATTAATTACTTTTGTAGAAAATGCTTTTAAACACGGAATTGATGCAATAAAAGATAGTTTTATAACTATTGATTTGACAATTGAAAAAGACCACATAAACTATTCAGTAATCAATTCATCCTTTCCAGAAAAAGAAAAAATCACAGATTCTGGAATTGGGTTAGAAAACTTAAAAAAGCGGTTAGATATTTTATATCCAAATAAATTCAATTTGATTACTAAAGAAGAAAATAGTACCTATAGTGCACAACTAACACTTAAATATAAAGCATAA